The genomic DNA TCAACCGCCGAGCCTGAGAACTCGAATCATTTATCAGTGGCGCAGAACACGCCTATTGCGTGTTTTTTATGCGTAGCGCACACGCACCCCAAGAACGCCTAGCGCGTCCATCTATGGTAGCGTGTAGCGGGAAAGGTTTCGCCCTTTGCTGTTTTCCACTGATGACAGTTTCTCAGCCCGTTACACGTTACCGCCCAAGCCTGAGAACTTTAGCGGTAACTTCCAATCAATTTTTCAGTGGAGTTACGCAAATGTATCAATTCATTTTTGCCGGCATACGCCGAACCGATCTTACAAACCGCATTCAAAAAATCCGCATTACCGCCGACAATGAGCACACCGCCCGCAAAGCGTTCGCTAAAGAGTTTATTTTAATCCTTGCCGGCAAAATCAACCTTAAAAATACTGTGAAAAACAACCGCACTTTAGGGGGGATTTATGCGTAATATTATTCAGATTGCACTACTTGAGCATTTACACCAACACGCCGACAATCAAGAAAGAATGGCCGAATATTACAACCAATTTAAACAGGCGGAACAAGACTCTACACAAGCCTTGAAAATGTATTCGGATCTTGTTTTTAGTTATGGCATTGAGTTAGATGCTTTACAAGAAAATATTGACGGCTCAATTTTGGTTGGCATTGGCTCAACCTTAAAACACCTTTGTGCCGAATTAGACCTTGCTCGGTCTGGCAGAGAACAAACAGACACTAATCTGAATACACTGGAACAAGGTGGTAATCATGACAGCTAAACGCAAAAATGCCCCGCATTTAGCCGACCAAGTACAAGATGGGGTGGAATTGATTATTTTAATCGGATCCAAAGCATGGCAGGCATGGGATAAAGGCAACGGGCTAGAATGGAGTTTATTAGCGCAAGCGATAAAAACAGATCCAAAACAAAAGCCCGTGATTTTAGGCCCAAACCAGTTAGAGGAAATTAACGTTCTAAACCTTGCCGAAAACGACCGCACTTTTATTCGCCTTTGCCAATTCGGGAAGTTTTCACATTCCGAAGAATTGCCGGCTGTGGTGGCAAACTTGGCAAAGAATACGAATGTTCAAAATCTAACGCTATGCGATAGCTTAGGGCACCTACAGGAAGACGGCAATTTGTCAGCATGGCTTAAACGCACGCGCGAACAAAACGGCGAAAGTGTGGCAGAAATGGTAGCAGAAAGCGTGAGCCGAAAATCCCCCATGATTGATTTTGAAAGCGAGAAGCCGACACAACCGGAAATCACAGAGGCGTTTTTACAATGGACGGATAAACCTATCCGCCAAGATAGCACCATAGGGAAAACCTTAGAATATAATGGGCTATATTGGCAGGCGTTACCGGAGACAATCCTTCAACGCAAGATTATGGCGTTCTATCATGAACAAGGCTATAACAAATACACTGTGAGAAGCCTGAAAGCCATTGCCGACCTAGTCGCAATCAAGGCGGATGAAATCCCAACACAAAACCCCGATTTTATCGGCTTTCAAAACGGGGTATTAAGCAAGAAAACAGGCGAATTCATGCCGCACAAAATTGACCACTTTTTGCGCTCAATAGAAAAATTTGATTGTGATACTCGAAGCCAAAATATACCGCACTTTGATGATTGGATTGAATTTGTCAGTAACGGCAACCAAAACAAAAAGAACGCGATTTTAGCCGGGCTTTATATGGTGCTCACCAACCGGCACGAATGGGGGCTATTTTTAGAAGCCACCGGCACCGCCGGCGCGGGAAAATCAGTATTCAGCCGAATAGTTTCAATTATCAACGGCGAAAGCAACACGGGCTATATCAACCTTCAAGAATTGGAAATAGACCGCAAGCGGGCAATGCTAATCGGAAAAAGCCTTGCTATATCGCCCGACCAAAAGCCCTACAAGGGAAGCGCGGACGAATTGAAGGCAATTACCGGGGGCGATAACGTTACCGTAAAATTGGTTTATGTTGATGATTTTGCCGTAAAACTCACGCCAGTGTTTATGTTAGTAACAAACTACCCTTTACTATTCACCGACCGAAACGGGGGTATAGCCCGCCGGCGCATAATCATTCCTTTTGACCGGGCCATTCCGAAAGAGAAAAAGGACGTGCATTTCACCGAGAAAGTACAAAAGGAAGTTTACGGCATAGTGAATAAGTTATTAGCCCTTTTCCCAAATTCTGATACGGCTAGAGCGATTTTGGAAGAATACCGGGATTTAGACGAAGGCAGACACATAAAACGCGAATCTAATCACCTGATTGACTTTTTAGGGCATTTTGAATTGAGGGAACACCGAAACGAAAAAGCCCTAAGAATAGGGAATGCAAGGGGTGGATTTATTCCCTATGGTGACAGATTAGGCAAACCGGATAGCCTATACTCCGCCTATTTGTTCTACTGTGAATGTAATGGCCTATCTCCAATTAATCGCTTTTCCTTTAATAATGCATTAAGTGGCGCATTCAAAGAGGCGGGAGAAAAAATACCTTTTGAAATAAAAATGCTATATGGAAACGAGACAACTAACGCATATTGGAAGAATAGAGTTCTTTCTATTCGACAGTGGGAAGGATAGTATTAAACGACTAATTTCAGAAAAGGCGACAAAATCGCCTTTTTTTCGTCTGAAATCTACCATTTTTCTAGAATTCCACTTTACAAAGTGTTCATAAGTGTAGCTAAACCACTTGAATAAAACCTTATTCAAAAAGGCTTGAGAGTGTTTTGAGTGGTTAAGTGGAAAAATTTTTCAAAACTTTTTTTTCTTTTTTTGCATTCTTTTTTCTTTCTATTTTGATTGAGAAATAACAAACCCACAAAGGGAGCTTTTTATCTTTTAATTGTGTGAGATTCATCAGTAAAAAAGGTAAAGAGTATGATGGGAAAAGCAATTTTTGAGATTTTACGCACCGGAACGCATAGAGCTAGAAACGGTAGATTTACATTTAGTCAGGAGGATATAAAAGGCATTGCTAAATTTTATTCAGCAGATGTGAAGAAGGCACCTTTAGTTATCGGACACCCTGAAAACGATAACCCACAATATGGAAACGTCACAAAACTTTATCATCATGAAGGGCATTTGTTTGCCGAAGCAGAAATTAATGAAGAGCTAATTAGCAAAGTTAAAAATGGCGAAATCAGCGGAATTTCTTCGGCGGTCTATTTTTCTGAATCTAAAGGCAATCCGGTGAAAGGCTTGGGCAGTTACTTAAAGCATGTTGGATTCCTTGAAAAAGGTAAAGACGAACCGGCAGTTAAGGGGATGTTAAACCCTGAAATTAGCTTACATATCGCCAACCTAAGTGCAGATAATGACATTGTATTTCTTAGTGATGGAGGATATTCCTACAATCGCCCAAATAGGCGAATTAAATCAAAAAGCACAGTATTTCCAAAACGCCCTAGGCGTAGATTATGGCACGGCGTTAGATATTATCAGTCAATAGGTAAAAATTATGACCAACGATTTAGATGAACTCAAAAAAGAAAATGAACGCTTGATTACCGAATTAAGCGAAAACAAGAAAATTGTGGCAAATGCCAATAACACAAACTATGTAGAAGAATTGCTAAAGAAAGGAGTATTGCTTCCACGGCAACAGGATTTTGCAATAGAACTGTTAGATATTGCTTCAAACTACGATAACGGCGAATTTGTCGCCTTTAGCGAAGGGGAATGCCTAACCGATAAAATCAAAGATTTTTTAGCAAAACAACAACCTGTAAATCTAGCAATGCAAACTGAAAGCATAGATTTAAATTTATATAAAAAGCCTACTGTTTGGCGACAAGAAGGAGAACCATTTACCCCCCATCAGTTGGACGAAAGAATAAAAAATTATATGCGAACCTATAATGTAAATTATAGAACCGCTTTCAACGAAATCATTTCATCAGGAGAATAGATAATGACAAACCAAACTCAACAAACACTTCAAACGGCCCGAATTCAAGACCCAGTATTAACCAATCTAGCACAAGGTTATTACAACAATGAATTAGTATGTGAAGTTTTAATGCCGGTGGTAGAAATTGGCAAAGAAGCGGGGAAAATCCCACAATTCGGACGACAAGCATTTACGCAACCACGAACTGTACGCGAATTGCGTGGGGCTTCTAATAGACTAACCCCGGAAGATATTTCAACACTAGACGTGCAATTAGAAGAGCATGATATTGAATACCCGATTGACTACCGAGAAGACAATGAAGCAAGTTATCCTTTAAAACAATATGCGTTATCGGTTACCCAAGACATCATCGCACTAGGGCGAGAGGTAGAAACAGCAAAACTAGCTCAAAATAGCGATAATTACAGCACTGAAAATGTTATTTCTTTAAATACGAACAGCAAAATTAGCAATAAAAAATCCAATCCATTAGAAGTTATTGAAAGTGGTATTTATGCAATTTCTTCATCCATAGGTATGAAACCGAATGTTTGTGTGATTGCGGGAGACGTCTGGAAAGTTTTAAAAGAAAATGAAGTTATCTTAGAGCGTATCAAATACACCCGTACTGGTATTTTAACACCTGAGATATTTGCAGAGCTAATCGGCATTGAAACAGTAAAAGTCGGTGAAGCGGTACAACAGGTCGGCGGAAAATTAGAAAAAATTTGGTCTAATTGCATTATTCTTGCCTATGTATCAGATAAAGCCAAAAATAAGAAAGGTAATATTTTTGACCCTTCTTTCGGTTATACAGTAAGACGCAATAAAGGACTGTTTGTTGATACCTGTTTTGAGCACGGCGGGAAAGTTCAAATTGTTCGCTGTACAGATATTTACAAACCGCACTTATTGGGTAAATCAGCCGGTTATCTAATCAAGGATTGTCTTGCCGGTTAAAATCGTTCAGAATAGCCCCTAAATGGGGCTATTTTTATTTTTTGCCAAAGGCAGGCAGGTTTATACCCTTTTCTAAGAATAATACGGAATCAGGTTAAATTATGTTGAATTTGGCGGACTAACTTAAATTATTCCAAATATCCCACCATAAGCGGAACAAATAGCGCAGGATAATGCATAATAAATTGTATTGATTTTGTTTTTTAGTACCCTATAAAGTACCCAGACAACAATGGCCAAAATTTATTATTTAAGCATATCAATAAGTTACTAAAATTTATTTAGTCCTGTCAGGTCCTTTTATTGGTGATATGCCGATAAATGAAATTCTGCCAAAGGTTGTTATAGAAGCATTAGAATCACTCTATAACCAAGGCAAGGGCGATACATTAAAGCGCACTATTCGGCTATTGAATGAAGTACTTAACTTCGCTGTAAACTACGGTCTAATTGCCTTTAATCCTTGCTTACGAATCAATGAAGTATTTAACTTTGGAAAATCCTCCAACAACCCGGCAATAACACCAAAAGAACTACCGGAATTAATAAAAGCCGTGATGTATTCCAGTGCGGCCATTCAAACAAAATTATTATTCAAATTTCAGTTATTAACTATGGTACGCCCTGCTGAAGCAAGTAACGCTACATGGTCTGAAATTGATTTTAAAAAATCTTTATGGACTATCCCGGCTAACAGAATGAAGAAAAGGCATCCTTTTGTAATTCCTCTTTCTTCCCAAGCTATGGCAATTCTAAACAAAATGAAAAGTATATCTGTGAAAAGCGAATATGTTTTTCAAAGTTGGATTAAGTCTAACCAACCAATGAGCAGTCAAACAATCAATAAAATGCTAGTCGATTTAGGCTACAAGAATAAACAAACAGCTCATGGATTAAGAACAATCGGACGCACTTATTTAGCAGATCAGCGTATTGATTATGAAGTGGCTGAAATGTGTATTTCTCACAAGACGGGTACGCAAACAGGCAAGATTTACGATAGGGCTGATTTCCTTGAACAACGCAAGCCGGTGATGCAACTTTGGGGAGATTATGTAGAACAATGTGAACGTTAAAAGTGATGTGCGTGGAAAATATTTAAAAAGTGCGCTCACTCGTTCACTCGTTTACTTTCTTTTATTTTTCAAATACTTATAAGGTGAAGACGAAATCGAAGTTATTCACCTAGGTATTCACCTTTTTAGATAAAAAAAGCGCGGTTTTTATGCCGCGCCTTTCACTATCTATTTGATTTTATGTACTCATTATAAAACTCGTCAAAGTCTTTAAAGTGTACATTGGTGATATATCTTCCTTTTTCCGTGCCGGAAGTAATTCGCCTGCGGGTGTATGGATATTTATTTTTATGTTGTGCCAATCCTTGTCTTAATGATTCGGTAAAGTTATTCTTTGTTAAAGCATTTTGAATATTATTGGCTTCAGTAAATACCAAGTAAGCAGGGTAAAGGTGCGTTCTTGGAAGTCCGGTTTTCGCGTTGCCAATTCCTAGCCCGTTACTTTCTTGGGAGGTTAGGAAATAACTACAAAACACCGTTAAATGATCTGAGTTCATTTTTATTTCTAACGCTTCGGCACTTTCCTGTTGTTGAATTAACGCTTTCTTCGCGTCTAGCGGATTTTTAAAAGCCTGAATCAGTTTATAAATAATTCCTCCGGCTTCGGCTTCTATCTTATCCATTAAGTGCGGATCGCGTTTACTTTCAGGCACCACCTTATCGAAGTGGAAAATCACTCTGCGGCGTTCAATACCTCCGTTTCTTTCTGTGAAGCGTGTCGGCTCATTGTTTACGATTAGCACAATCGCGGGAATGACTGCTTTAAACTTGCTTTTGTGCTTCGGATCGATATTGACTAAATCACCCGCACTAATGCTTTTTAGTCCACCACCATCACCACCATCACCACCATAGCGGGATTGTTCCGGGCATAGAATGAGCGTTTTATTCACAAAGTTTTCACGGCCGCGCGGTTCGTCTAAATCGACTAATCGCCCACTTTCCGTGTTTTGTTCGCCGGCTAACATTGTGGCAATTTGCGCAAATACCGATTTTCCGCTGCCACCATCACCGGTTACTTCAAAGAATAACTGCCAGTTATGGCGATTCGTTAAAATTGCGTAAAGTGCGCCCAAGATTGCTTGCTTTTTATCTTCCTTACCATCAGCAACAAAATTCAACCAACTATCAAAGTGTGGTGTATTTTCTTCCTGATTTGTGTAATCGTGCGGAATAAAGGAAGTGAGCCAGTTTTCCCGACAATGTGGGCTAAATTCCAAAATAGAACGATTTAATACGCCATTTTTAAAGGCTAATAGCTCCTTGGATTGTTCCCCCATTTTGGCCGCTTGAATCTTTGCTGTATGGTTAAAATTTATAACTCAAGCTAAACACAATGGTTCGCCCTCTGGCATAGTTATTTAAAATAGACTGTGTTTTTCCGCTATGGCCATCCTTATGACACAATTCTCCCGGTGCACAAGGCTGTGACGGCGCGCTACTTATGCTGCTGTAATAACGTTGCGTTGCCGCATCGTTACCAGCATCCAACGGATCAATATACTTCTTATCAAACAGGTTCTGAACTTCTGTTTTCAAAATCAAGTTTTCAATCGGTTCATAGCTAACATATAAGTCAAAAATTAACGGTTGCTTTTCAATGGTTTCCGTTTCTTTAATTGCATGATGATGACGTCTTAAGGCATTCTTCTCAAACTTTGTACCATCAATATATTTTTCCTCAATGGAAGCCCGTTTGCTTTCACCATAATAACGAACCGCTCCGCCAACCGTTAATTTTCGGTCAAACCAACGGCTACCAAGTTCAAGGCGACCATAATCTCTTGGTAGAGCTGAAATTCGAGTCAAACCGTAACCTTGTTTTAAAACATCTTCTTTTGAAGCATTATTCGGACGAGGGCTAGCATCACTATAATTGGTCGGCTGATTGGTTCTTTGATAAGCGTAAGATAAATTCGTAAAGAATCTGCCCATATCATAATTTAACTCTAATTCCACGCCACTCTTTTTCACCGTTTTAGCATAATTACGGTGTGCAATGGTAAATTGAAAACCGTTGCTTTCTGCCCAAGTAGGCGCACCGCCTTGCCACCATTCGCCCCAAACATTATGAATATAATTTTTGATGTAACTACGATATCCGACAACTTTTATTCCCAACACATCATCATTTTTCCAAATACCTTCTTTAAAAGTATTAAAGCCTAATTGATAAGTCGAAGCGCGCTCTGGTTTTAAATCAGTATTAACGCCAGCATCAGAGACTTGAGAAAAATACATTTCTTGAATGTTTGGCATACGGTGCGTTCTAGCATATCCCATAAAAGGCATAAAGTAGTCATGAAGATGAGCACTGAAGATCGCAGAATGGTTGACCGCTGTTTTATGGCCAGTTTTTCTTTCTAGAGGTTCATAAATTTGACAGCCGCCATTAGGCTTGCAATATTTTTTATAAATTTGAGAATCCTTGCCAAAGGCTTTTTCAAAATCTTCCGGAGAATTGTAGTAGCCTGCATATTCACCGTTAAATTTATACTTAATAAAGTTTACGCTGTAATCCAGTCGATAGATATCGCGAGTCAGTGAAGTATCTAAATAAAACGTATGAAATTTTTGTTCGCCGGAAGGGTGCAAAATACTCGATTTTTGTGGCAATAGCCCTTTTGAACCTTTATAACGCCCTAGAAAATCGTATAAACCACCCCGCTGTGAAGAACCGTCATAAAACAGACTTAGCTCTTCAGGGAATCGATTTTTGCTATATTCATTTTTGAAAAAGTTAAAACCTAACGTGGTTTTTAAGTCCACTTCTTTCGGCAACGTAAAAGTATAACTATTGCTTATATCAAAAATATCGGCGGCATTCTTCGTTTCTAAATATTTCAATACTTCCCAGCCAGTAAAACGTGAACCTTTAGGATATTTTGATTTACCCACGTTATGCGCCAACAACAAATTCATATCAATATAACCATTATTATTGAAATTATAGTTAAGTTGATAGTTACGATTTTCAATTTTACGGGTACCAATAGCGTTATCTAGAGCACGTAATTGCAGATTCAACGTATGGCGATCATCCCCATACTCCAATTTGACCAAATGACTATGAGAGCTTTGGCGAACACTGCTTGGATCTAATGGAGCCAAACGATATTGCTCGTTATTGCGTTCAAAAGCTGCATTGGTTTCATCAATTTGTTTCTGTAATTCAGGAGAATTATCAGGATCCTCAAGAATTCTTTTACGCTCTGCATTTTTATAATATTTACAATCATATGGTTCTGGCTGCGATGGAACTGGTGCATTACAAGCCCATAGGTTCTTATTTAAATCAGGCATCCATCTTCCTTTAGCCCGATCAAAAACAAATCCTGCTTCAGTAAATTGTTTATTTTTTTGTTGTTGCAAAAAGTCATCACCAACATCAGCAATTTTCTTACCACCTCCGCCAATTTTATAATCTTGCGACACTTCTCGACGGCTATATCCATATAACATGCCTACATAACCGCCATTATCCAACCATTTTCTGGTAGCCGCCATTGCCATATAGTTAGATTTCGTTGCATTGGTACCGGTCATCCCCTTGATAATAAAACCTAGGTTCTTATCACCCAAAATCACATCGTTGACACCCAACGTTCTGAAATTCGCCGAACCGTACAAGGAGTTCACGCCGTTTGTCCCACTAAAATTCCCCTTCGTTAAATCAATTCCAGCAATAAAATTCGGATCTAATGACGCTCCAAATTGAGAGTTACCGCCGGCTTGCCCGGAATCCATCGATGTGGAATAAAATGTTTGTGTAATGCCATCCACCATCGTGTTTGCCCGGCCGAATCCCGTTTCTCCTCGAATATTTAACGACAACACACCAGAACCTTTATCTTGTTGGGTAAAGGCACCTGGTATACTCCGTACTACATTATCAATACTTTGAGTTTCTTTAAAAACGTGTTCCCTTGTGCTTTTCGCTTTCGCTTCGGTAAACGGTTTTTTCTCGTTGGCAATGATTTTTTCAACCACATCAATTTGATTTAATTGTTCTTCTGCATAGGTAATATTGATAACATTTAAAAGACAAAATGTTATCAAGTTTAACTTGATAGTTTTACGCATTTTCTCCTCAGACTTTTAGTTAGTATTTTTATTAAATAAGAATTATTCTTATTATCGATCTATTTATAAACGAATACAACACTGTCATATTAGATTTTTGCTGAAACGCCTTCTCAATAAAATCAAAAAGATAAATTTTCTAAATGCATAAATGATTAATAAATGTACATATTCATCTATTTAATAAGATTACTTATTTTATGATAAAAAATAAGTTTTAATCAAATAAAAAAGTAGAAGACAAAAAAAAGTGCGGTGAAAAATCACCGCACTTTTATGCCCAAAATGAAGGGAAAAGGTGTTTAAGATCTAGCAAACCACAAGGTTTACATTCTTATTTTTTAGTAAATCATCAATACTTGGCGGAACATCCGAATCGGTGAAGACATATTCCACATCTGTAATGGAACCCAGTTTTACCATTGCGCGGCGACTAAATTTGGAATGATCCGTCACTAACAACGTATTACGGGAATTATCGATAATGGCACGTTTGACTTGCACTTCATGATAATCGTAGTCGAGTAAAGTGCCGTCCAAATCAATGGCACTAATTCCCAACACCCCAAAATCTAAACGAAATTGCGATAAAAATTCGACGGTTGATTCGCCGATGATGCCCCCATCTCGGCGCAAGGAACCGCTCGCCATGGTGATATCAAAGGAATCATTTTGCATAAGAATGTGCGCAGCATTGAGATTGTTAGTGACGATGCGTAATCGTTGATGTCCTAATAACGCGAAGGCAACTGCCTCAGCGGTGGTGCCGATGTCAATAAACAACGAAGCACCGTGCGGGATGAACTGAACTACCTGTTTTGCGATACAATTTTTTTCTTGAGAAAAAAAGTGTTTTCGATCGTGATAATCGCTATTTTCTGCCGTGGAAGGCGATGCTGCGCCACCGTGGTGACGGCGAATAAAGTTGGTTTCTGCCAGTTCGTTTAAATCGCGCCGAATGGTTTGCGGACTCACTCCAAATAAAGCAACCAATTCATCCGTACTCAAATAGCCTTTTTGTTTTACTAATTCAACAATTTTTTGATGACGAATAGATTGTTTCATAACGACTTTTCCTTCTTTTAACAAGACTTTTGCTTGCTAATGTAGCGCATTTTATTAATGAAATCACGATTTAACGCGAATTTTTCGATCTATCAATGCCAGTAACATCCCTACCAATAAACCTGAAATATGGGCGGTATTGCCGATTTGAATGTCTATTAAGGGGCCGGCAAATCCAAGCAAAATCCCGATAACCAACATATTGAAGAAACCATCCGGTAATTCAAAATGGGTTTGCTTATTGA from Aggregatibacter aphrophilus ATCC 33389 includes the following:
- a CDS encoding host cell division inhibitor Icd-like protein, whose translation is MYQFIFAGIRRTDLTNRIQKIRITADNEHTARKAFAKEFILILAGKINLKNTVKNNRTLGGIYA
- a CDS encoding DNA primase family protein, producing MTAKRKNAPHLADQVQDGVELIILIGSKAWQAWDKGNGLEWSLLAQAIKTDPKQKPVILGPNQLEEINVLNLAENDRTFIRLCQFGKFSHSEELPAVVANLAKNTNVQNLTLCDSLGHLQEDGNLSAWLKRTREQNGESVAEMVAESVSRKSPMIDFESEKPTQPEITEAFLQWTDKPIRQDSTIGKTLEYNGLYWQALPETILQRKIMAFYHEQGYNKYTVRSLKAIADLVAIKADEIPTQNPDFIGFQNGVLSKKTGEFMPHKIDHFLRSIEKFDCDTRSQNIPHFDDWIEFVSNGNQNKKNAILAGLYMVLTNRHEWGLFLEATGTAGAGKSVFSRIVSIINGESNTGYINLQELEIDRKRAMLIGKSLAISPDQKPYKGSADELKAITGGDNVTVKLVYVDDFAVKLTPVFMLVTNYPLLFTDRNGGIARRRIIIPFDRAIPKEKKDVHFTEKVQKEVYGIVNKLLALFPNSDTARAILEEYRDLDEGRHIKRESNHLIDFLGHFELREHRNEKALRIGNARGGFIPYGDRLGKPDSLYSAYLFYCECNGLSPINRFSFNNALSGAFKEAGEKIPFEIKMLYGNETTNAYWKNRVLSIRQWEG
- a CDS encoding tyrosine-type recombinase/integrase, whose amino-acid sequence is MSGPFIGDMPINEILPKVVIEALESLYNQGKGDTLKRTIRLLNEVLNFAVNYGLIAFNPCLRINEVFNFGKSSNNPAITPKELPELIKAVMYSSAAIQTKLLFKFQLLTMVRPAEASNATWSEIDFKKSLWTIPANRMKKRHPFVIPLSSQAMAILNKMKSISVKSEYVFQSWIKSNQPMSSQTINKMLVDLGYKNKQTAHGLRTIGRTYLADQRIDYEVAEMCISHKTGTQTGKIYDRADFLEQRKPVMQLWGDYVEQCER
- a CDS encoding DNA primase family protein, with product MGEQSKELLAFKNGVLNRSILEFSPHCRENWLTSFIPHDYTNQEENTPHFDSWLNFVADGKEDKKQAILGALYAILTNRHNWQLFFEVTGDGGSGKSVFAQIATMLAGEQNTESGRLVDLDEPRGRENFVNKTLILCPEQSRYGGDGGDGGGLKSISAGDLVNIDPKHKSKFKAVIPAIVLIVNNEPTRFTERNGGIERRRVIFHFDKVVPESKRDPHLMDKIEAEAGGIIYKLIQAFKNPLDAKKALIQQQESAEALEIKMNSDHLTVFCSYFLTSQESNGLGIGNAKTGLPRTHLYPAYLVFTEANNIQNALTKNNFTESLRQGLAQHKNKYPYTRRRITSGTEKGRYITNVHFKDFDEFYNEYIKSNR
- a CDS encoding TonB-dependent receptor domain-containing protein, which gives rise to MRKTIKLNLITFCLLNVINITYAEEQLNQIDVVEKIIANEKKPFTEAKAKSTREHVFKETQSIDNVVRSIPGAFTQQDKGSGVLSLNIRGETGFGRANTMVDGITQTFYSTSMDSGQAGGNSQFGASLDPNFIAGIDLTKGNFSGTNGVNSLYGSANFRTLGVNDVILGDKNLGFIIKGMTGTNATKSNYMAMAATRKWLDNGGYVGMLYGYSRREVSQDYKIGGGGKKIADVGDDFLQQQKNKQFTEAGFVFDRAKGRWMPDLNKNLWACNAPVPSQPEPYDCKYYKNAERKRILEDPDNSPELQKQIDETNAAFERNNEQYRLAPLDPSSVRQSSHSHLVKLEYGDDRHTLNLQLRALDNAIGTRKIENRNYQLNYNFNNNGYIDMNLLLAHNVGKSKYPKGSRFTGWEVLKYLETKNAADIFDISNSYTFTLPKEVDLKTTLGFNFFKNEYSKNRFPEELSLFYDGSSQRGGLYDFLGRYKGSKGLLPQKSSILHPSGEQKFHTFYLDTSLTRDIYRLDYSVNFIKYKFNGEYAGYYNSPEDFEKAFGKDSQIYKKYCKPNGGCQIYEPLERKTGHKTAVNHSAIFSAHLHDYFMPFMGYARTHRMPNIQEMYFSQVSDAGVNTDLKPERASTYQLGFNTFKEGIWKNDDVLGIKVVGYRSYIKNYIHNVWGEWWQGGAPTWAESNGFQFTIAHRNYAKTVKKSGVELELNYDMGRFFTNLSYAYQRTNQPTNYSDASPRPNNASKEDVLKQGYGLTRISALPRDYGRLELGSRWFDRKLTVGGAVRYYGESKRASIEEKYIDGTKFEKNALRRHHHAIKETETIEKQPLIFDLYVSYEPIENLILKTEVQNLFDKKYIDPLDAGNDAATQRYYSSISSAPSQPCAPGELCHKDGHSGKTQSILNNYARGRTIVFSLSYKF
- a CDS encoding DeoR/GlpR family transcriptional regulator, which produces MKQSIRHQKIVELVKQKGYLSTDELVALFGVSPQTIRRDLNELAETNFIRRHHGGAASPSTAENSDYHDRKHFFSQEKNCIAKQVVQFIPHGASLFIDIGTTAEAVAFALLGHQRLRIVTNNLNAAHILMQNDSFDITMASGSLRRDGGIIGESTVEFLSQFRLDFGVLGISAIDLDGTLLDYDYHEVQVKRAIIDNSRNTLLVTDHSKFSRRAMVKLGSITDVEYVFTDSDVPPSIDDLLKNKNVNLVVC